The following coding sequences lie in one Alicyclobacillus curvatus genomic window:
- the glnA gene encoding type I glutamate--ammonia ligase, translated as MMDRQVVLKSAQTANVRYVRLQFADLMGSLKNVEVPVHELEKVIAGEVVFDGSALDGFARFEESDMLLRPDLSTWLVFPWSTPEGRVARLICDVYLPDGRPFAGDPRGILKRSIKRMQSLGFDGLNIGLEVEFFLLRLDKSGHPVLVPNDQGGYFDISPLDTGENCRRDIAIALDSIGIPVEASHHEVARGQHEIDIENTDALTAADNLMTMRMLIKTIARDHGLHATFMPKPFADLDGSGLHVHQALFKNGCNAFLDPSSRFQLSVTAGQYIAGLLHHAQALTAITNPLVNSYKRIVQGYDAPIYSAWSVRDTNAYVRVPDVRGDSTRVELRAADSACNPYLAFAAMLEAGLDGITRQRILPDPVHHNLFGISEVERFQMGVSSLPSTLLQALTALEEDDVVQGALGEHACDLFERAKWQEWHAYQSTVHRWEHEHYLDL; from the coding sequence ATGATGGACAGGCAAGTGGTATTGAAAAGTGCACAGACAGCGAATGTCAGATACGTTCGACTTCAATTTGCCGACTTGATGGGCAGCCTCAAAAATGTCGAGGTTCCTGTCCATGAACTGGAAAAAGTCATTGCCGGCGAAGTCGTGTTTGACGGGTCAGCACTTGACGGGTTTGCTCGGTTCGAGGAATCCGATATGTTGCTCCGGCCAGATTTGAGTACTTGGCTTGTATTCCCATGGTCTACTCCCGAAGGCAGAGTAGCACGGCTTATCTGTGACGTGTACCTTCCCGATGGCAGGCCGTTTGCGGGAGATCCCCGTGGGATTTTGAAGCGCAGCATCAAGCGAATGCAATCGCTGGGTTTTGATGGCCTGAATATTGGCCTTGAGGTCGAGTTCTTTCTGCTTCGCCTTGACAAAAGCGGTCACCCAGTTTTGGTGCCGAACGACCAAGGCGGATATTTCGATATCTCGCCGCTCGACACAGGTGAGAATTGCCGCAGAGACATCGCGATTGCACTCGACTCGATTGGCATCCCAGTTGAAGCATCACATCACGAGGTGGCAAGGGGCCAGCACGAAATCGACATCGAGAACACCGATGCGCTCACGGCCGCTGACAATCTCATGACCATGCGGATGTTGATTAAGACGATTGCAAGAGACCATGGATTGCACGCGACGTTCATGCCAAAACCGTTTGCTGACCTCGATGGTTCTGGTTTACATGTTCATCAGGCCTTGTTCAAGAACGGATGCAACGCCTTCCTGGACCCGTCGTCTCGCTTTCAATTGAGTGTCACAGCGGGCCAGTATATCGCAGGGTTACTCCATCACGCCCAAGCACTGACTGCCATCACAAATCCGCTCGTCAACAGCTACAAACGCATTGTCCAGGGTTACGACGCCCCCATCTACAGCGCCTGGTCTGTTCGCGACACCAATGCCTACGTGCGCGTCCCGGATGTGAGAGGAGACAGTACCCGCGTGGAATTGAGGGCTGCGGACAGTGCGTGCAATCCATACCTTGCGTTTGCCGCAATGCTCGAAGCCGGGCTTGACGGAATCACGAGACAGCGTATTTTGCCGGATCCCGTGCATCATAACCTGTTTGGTATAAGTGAAGTTGAACGGTTTCAGATGGGCGTTTCTTCGCTTCCTTCCACTTTGCTGCAAGCCTTAACCGCACTTGAAGAAGACGATGTTGTGCAGGGGGCTCTTGGCGAACACGCCTGTGACTTGTTTGAGCGCGCCAAGTGGCAGGAATGGCACGCATATCAAAGTACGGTCCACCGCTGGGAACATGAGCATTACCTTGACCTCTGA
- a CDS encoding ammonium transporter, with the protein MNAGDTAWLLASSALVLIMTPGVAFFYGGLVRTKNVITTMFQVFAVILVVSIQWVVVGYSLAFGPDVQGIIGNLQWVLFHGVGAAPSSYAPTIPASVFGIFQMMFAIITPALIVGGLAERTKFSAFLVFIVLWATLIYDPLAHWVWGGGWLQKLGVLDFAGGTVVHISSGIAGLVAALYLGKRAEHGTEIKAHNVPFVVLGVALLWFGWFGFNAGSALAANGVSANAFLTTNTATAASALGWMLVEKLRTGHVTLVGASAGAVAGLVAITPAAGFVTPGASIVLGFVGGIICYFASTLMKSKLGYDDALDAFGGHGIGGIWGAFATGLFATTVVNSTGANGLFAGNPVQLWHQVIGILATVAFSGIGSWVLLKLVDVTMGIRVTREEELMGLDYTLHRESAYPETLSADELAKIFKPQAVE; encoded by the coding sequence ATCAACGCAGGCGACACGGCCTGGCTCTTGGCGTCTTCCGCTTTAGTGCTCATCATGACACCTGGAGTTGCCTTCTTTTACGGGGGGCTCGTGCGGACCAAGAACGTCATTACGACGATGTTTCAAGTCTTTGCCGTCATACTCGTCGTGTCTATCCAGTGGGTGGTTGTTGGCTACAGCCTGGCCTTCGGACCGGATGTACAGGGCATCATCGGCAACCTTCAGTGGGTTCTGTTTCACGGTGTGGGTGCGGCCCCCAGTTCCTACGCCCCCACCATTCCGGCAAGCGTGTTTGGCATCTTTCAGATGATGTTTGCCATCATCACACCGGCCTTGATTGTGGGCGGTCTGGCGGAGCGCACAAAATTCTCTGCCTTTCTGGTTTTTATCGTCCTCTGGGCGACGCTTATCTACGACCCGCTGGCGCACTGGGTATGGGGTGGCGGCTGGTTGCAAAAACTCGGCGTCCTCGACTTCGCAGGCGGCACCGTGGTTCACATTAGTTCCGGCATTGCAGGACTTGTCGCAGCGCTTTATCTGGGCAAACGGGCGGAGCACGGGACAGAGATTAAGGCCCACAATGTTCCGTTTGTTGTCCTCGGCGTGGCCCTCTTGTGGTTTGGTTGGTTCGGTTTTAACGCCGGCAGCGCGCTGGCTGCAAACGGCGTATCCGCCAACGCGTTTCTGACCACGAACACTGCAACTGCTGCATCTGCCCTCGGTTGGATGTTGGTTGAAAAACTCCGCACTGGGCATGTCACACTCGTCGGAGCATCCGCTGGAGCGGTGGCTGGCCTTGTCGCCATTACGCCGGCTGCTGGCTTTGTGACACCAGGTGCCAGCATCGTCCTTGGTTTCGTCGGGGGAATCATTTGTTATTTTGCATCGACACTGATGAAGTCCAAACTTGGATATGACGATGCCCTTGATGCGTTTGGCGGGCACGGCATCGGCGGCATCTGGGGAGCCTTCGCAACAGGTCTGTTTGCAACAACGGTGGTGAACTCAACCGGCGCAAATGGGTTGTTTGCAGGAAATCCAGTCCAACTGTGGCATCAGGTCATCGGGATTCTCGCGACGGTCGCGTTCTCCGGCATCGGATCATGGGTCCTGTTAAAACTTGTCGATGTGACCATGGGAATCCGGGTTACGAGAGAAGAAGAGTTGATGGGCCTTGACTACACGCTGCACCGCGAATCGGCGTATCCAGAAACCCTATCTGCGGATGAACTTGCGAAGATTTTCAAGCCACAAGCGGTGGAGTAG
- a CDS encoding DNA polymerase III subunit epsilon, which produces MPWFHGGNPAHSRLARQSRSRTFGETPHGATDGPYSSAAWDLPLEEASYFVLDIETSGFAPQTDIVLSIASAQLHLQNLNLDAFHASPGQISNLRQQVTSQGVRVQNLEYELVKHPDTSFVPAHIWELTGLTPQALDSGREWREVLFGTLKRTGASVWVAHHARHELSFLQKSARDFWRLRLHPIVIDTALVAQALLGHPQTPTLDEVCAWFDVPVGTRHHADEDVRMTALVWQREASLCKVLGLSTVGEVIEWALARAQG; this is translated from the coding sequence GTGCCATGGTTTCACGGAGGGAATCCAGCCCATTCACGTCTCGCCCGTCAATCGCGGAGCCGCACCTTCGGTGAGACGCCCCATGGTGCAACAGATGGGCCCTATAGTTCCGCAGCCTGGGACCTGCCGCTTGAGGAAGCGTCTTATTTTGTTCTCGATATTGAGACAAGCGGGTTCGCTCCCCAAACAGACATCGTCCTCTCGATTGCATCGGCTCAGTTGCACTTGCAAAACCTTAACCTGGACGCTTTCCATGCGTCACCAGGTCAAATTTCGAACCTCCGCCAGCAAGTCACTTCTCAAGGCGTCAGGGTGCAAAACCTTGAGTACGAACTTGTCAAGCACCCTGACACATCCTTCGTACCGGCGCACATCTGGGAGCTTACCGGACTCACCCCACAGGCTCTCGATTCTGGCCGCGAGTGGCGAGAGGTTTTATTCGGAACCCTCAAGCGTACCGGAGCCTCTGTCTGGGTTGCTCACCACGCCCGGCACGAACTGTCGTTTCTGCAGAAATCGGCCCGCGACTTCTGGCGACTTCGGCTGCACCCGATTGTGATAGACACTGCATTGGTCGCTCAGGCCCTGCTCGGTCATCCGCAGACTCCAACTTTGGATGAGGTTTGCGCATGGTTTGACGTCCCAGTCGGTACGCGGCATCATGCGGACGAAGACGTCCGCATGACGGCTCTTGTCTGGCAAAGGGAGGCGAGCCTGTGCAAGGTACTCGGCTTGTCAACCGTCGGAGAGGTCATCGAGTGGGCACTCGCCCGAGCGCAGGGGTAG
- a CDS encoding YheC/YheD family protein codes for MAPKQVLIGVATTVQPKERMVKGRRVRRPAIHYCRMAEYAGSLGARLMIFDPDNANWTAGQLSGWRPVNMAYPYRDWERCEERLPDAIYENVFVHLAVKGKSSKMRAAAKERGIPLFNPPLPSKWQAVSFMKSAGLGQYVPDTFVLSDIKRAVRAVDEWKVTYVKPVGGYGGSGVMRIETTGKQMYRVSMDRSVKGTRKQRIMVTRSDLEKLLRNRSRVPHLVQKGIRLLKIDGRSVDFRVVTARGADGAWHVIGIVPKVAAADGVVTNIVAGGELMSLEQLESLTARQGITVPVRELTACAVRCSEKLAERIPKTGLLGYDIGVDTNGKVFVIEVNPKPARSLLTDDMKRLMAKHTAGFTVFLARRRGALKVKRSDVRMTAASWVQR; via the coding sequence ATGGCACCAAAACAAGTGCTCATTGGCGTGGCAACAACTGTGCAGCCGAAGGAGCGAATGGTTAAGGGCCGGCGTGTTAGGAGACCTGCAATTCACTACTGCCGGATGGCAGAATATGCGGGTTCACTCGGTGCAAGACTTATGATTTTTGATCCGGACAATGCAAATTGGACTGCGGGGCAACTGTCAGGGTGGAGACCTGTCAACATGGCGTATCCTTATCGAGATTGGGAGCGCTGCGAGGAACGACTGCCAGATGCAATTTACGAGAACGTTTTTGTGCACCTAGCCGTGAAGGGCAAATCCAGCAAAATGCGGGCAGCCGCGAAGGAACGAGGAATTCCTCTATTCAACCCACCGCTACCAAGCAAGTGGCAGGCGGTGTCATTTATGAAATCGGCAGGACTTGGGCAGTACGTCCCGGATACGTTTGTTCTTAGCGACATAAAACGGGCCGTACGTGCGGTGGATGAGTGGAAGGTCACGTATGTAAAACCGGTCGGAGGATACGGCGGATCCGGCGTGATGCGCATTGAAACCACCGGGAAACAGATGTACCGCGTCAGTATGGACCGTTCCGTCAAGGGGACGCGAAAGCAGCGGATAATGGTGACGCGCAGTGACCTTGAAAAGCTGCTGAGAAATCGCTCAAGGGTTCCACATTTGGTGCAAAAGGGCATTCGATTGTTGAAAATCGATGGGCGAAGCGTGGATTTTCGTGTCGTCACTGCGAGAGGGGCTGACGGCGCGTGGCATGTCATCGGCATCGTTCCAAAAGTCGCAGCTGCGGATGGTGTTGTCACGAACATTGTGGCCGGCGGTGAACTGATGAGCCTCGAGCAGCTCGAGTCACTGACAGCACGGCAAGGGATTACGGTTCCTGTTCGGGAATTGACTGCCTGCGCTGTCCGCTGCTCGGAAAAACTGGCGGAGCGCATACCGAAAACCGGTCTCCTTGGGTACGACATTGGCGTCGACACAAACGGCAAGGTTTTTGTTATCGAAGTGAATCCGAAACCGGCGAGGTCGCTGTTGACCGATGACATGAAGCGACTGATGGCCAAGCATACAGCTGGTTTCACCGTCTTCCTGGCGCGTCGCCGAGGGGCGCTCAAAGTGAAACGATCCGATGTCAGGATGACCGCTGCCTCGTGGGTGCAACGCTGA
- a CDS encoding MFS transporter: MGSIFREYRDILRGAHRNVRLFFLASFLAQFGMGFAAILYNLYIKSLGMPDTVAGAYVSASSLAGTLFLVPAGIISDRIGRRTAVLIAGALSSVVMMGQALANSSWLIVTGAFLAGMVSSVIWVSALPLLAENTEKEERFHLFSVNFGITLVAQVVGSVASGSLAQGFGSFLGAVWSIRLTLLIGAGIALFSLIPFSKIEQAPNSRVRRRFAGDAERQSDKGPRAGQGERNGDGNGDVDVDVDAHSGNIERQPKFLRLRSRFRLHGSRDQLMLVMKFAIASTLVGFGAGLVIPYLNLYFAERFHMTKVTIGIVIGLAQAVTALAMFIGPALARRIGPVKAAVTFQLSSIPFLLTTAYATNAWMASGAVVVRNALMNAANPIQDSVMMALVSEDMRGFAVSVGQTLWSLGWAVMGPVSTRIVHHYGSYTGYAIVFTATASFYLIGSVYYFLTFHRYESEVYEGATDVATPDNT; encoded by the coding sequence ATGGGTTCCATCTTTCGTGAGTACCGGGATATCCTTCGAGGGGCACACCGAAATGTGCGACTTTTTTTTCTAGCATCATTCTTAGCTCAGTTTGGTATGGGATTCGCGGCTATCCTTTACAACCTTTACATTAAAAGTCTCGGGATGCCGGACACGGTGGCTGGGGCATACGTGTCTGCGAGCTCGCTGGCGGGCACGCTGTTCCTTGTGCCGGCGGGTATCATCAGTGACCGCATTGGGCGTCGAACCGCGGTGCTGATTGCCGGGGCACTGAGCAGCGTCGTCATGATGGGACAGGCACTAGCCAACTCATCCTGGTTGATTGTGACAGGCGCCTTCCTGGCAGGCATGGTATCTTCGGTGATTTGGGTTTCCGCGTTGCCGCTGCTTGCCGAAAACACGGAGAAGGAAGAGCGGTTTCACCTCTTTAGCGTGAACTTTGGCATCACCCTGGTTGCGCAGGTGGTGGGCAGCGTGGCTTCTGGGAGCTTGGCTCAGGGATTCGGGTCATTTTTGGGTGCCGTCTGGTCGATTCGACTGACGCTCTTAATTGGAGCCGGCATTGCGCTGTTCAGCCTCATCCCATTTTCCAAGATTGAACAGGCTCCGAACTCGCGCGTACGGCGTCGATTCGCTGGCGATGCCGAGCGGCAGTCTGACAAGGGACCGCGAGCTGGGCAGGGAGAGCGCAATGGAGATGGCAACGGAGATGTAGATGTAGATGTAGATGCGCACAGCGGCAACATCGAACGGCAGCCCAAGTTTCTTCGACTTCGGTCCAGATTTCGACTGCACGGTTCAAGGGATCAGCTGATGTTGGTAATGAAATTTGCCATCGCCTCAACCTTGGTCGGATTTGGAGCGGGGCTGGTTATTCCATACTTAAACCTGTACTTTGCAGAACGTTTTCACATGACCAAAGTCACGATTGGGATTGTGATTGGATTGGCTCAGGCTGTAACTGCCCTCGCGATGTTCATCGGTCCGGCGCTCGCACGCAGAATTGGGCCTGTGAAAGCGGCTGTGACGTTTCAACTGTCGTCCATCCCGTTTTTACTCACAACGGCCTACGCAACCAATGCGTGGATGGCTTCAGGCGCGGTGGTGGTCCGCAATGCGCTGATGAACGCAGCCAATCCCATTCAGGACTCTGTCATGATGGCTCTCGTCAGCGAGGACATGCGGGGCTTTGCTGTGAGCGTAGGGCAAACGCTGTGGAGTTTGGGATGGGCAGTTATGGGCCCTGTCAGCACGAGGATTGTTCACCACTACGGCTCCTATACCGGCTATGCAATTGTGTTCACCGCTACGGCAAGCTTTTACTTGATTGGCTCGGTCTATTACTTCTTAACGTTTCACCGATATGAGTCTGAGGTGTATGAAGGTGCAACAGACGTGGCAACACCGGACAACACTTGA
- a CDS encoding aspartate 1-decarboxylase: MLRTVCKGKIHRATVTQADLNYMGSITVDTKLLQAANILPYEMVQITNLSNGVIWQTYALAAEENSGTICLNGPPARLFQPGDKVIILSLALMTDDEWANLTSHVIFVDDRNQVTSVVAHHMQDEPGPRP, translated from the coding sequence GTGCTACGGACAGTATGCAAAGGTAAAATTCACCGTGCAACGGTGACGCAAGCAGACTTGAATTACATGGGAAGTATCACAGTTGATACAAAACTTCTCCAAGCCGCGAACATTCTGCCGTACGAAATGGTTCAAATTACCAACTTGTCAAACGGAGTCATCTGGCAGACCTACGCTCTCGCTGCAGAAGAGAACTCTGGGACCATCTGTTTAAACGGACCACCGGCTCGGCTGTTCCAGCCCGGTGATAAGGTCATCATCCTCTCGCTGGCCCTCATGACCGACGACGAGTGGGCGAACCTGACCTCGCACGTGATATTTGTCGATGACAGAAATCAGGTGACCTCTGTCGTTGCCCATCATATGCAAGACGAGCCCGGCCCTAGACCCTAA